The genomic region GTGCGGCCACGGCCGGGTTCTGGTCGGCGGTGGCGATGACGGTCGTGAGGAACTGCCGCGCGACCGGCTGGGCCAGATCGGCCGCGGACCGGATCAGCTCGCGGCTGAGCCACTCTCGCAGGGGGCCTTCGCCGGCGCGCAGCAGCGGCTGCTCGGTGATTGTCATGGCCTCGGTGACCAGGTCGATCTGGCGCGGCCAGTGCCGGTAGATCGTGGCACGGCCCACCTCGGCCCGCTGCGCCACGCGCTGGTGCGTCAGCGCCGCGGGCCCCTCCTCCTCGAACAGCGACCGCACGGCCTCACGCACCGCGGCGCGGGTGCGGGCGATCCGGGCGTCCTCGACCGTCGTCTCCACGGCTCGAAATTCTATGAGACACCTTGACTCACAAAAGAGATATGAGGCACTCTGCCTCACACGCCTGGAATGAGTCGTGGGTCACACGGCGCGCCGGTGAACGAGTCGAGGGGACAGCGATGACCGACGACCGCAACAACGAGAAAGTCACACTCAGCAATCTTCCGATCGCACGGGATCGGGACGCGGCCTGGCGTCAGCTGCGCGAGCACGGCCGCACAGTGCTCCTCGACGGCGGCCTCGCGGCGACCGACGTCGAGACCGTCGAGACCGTGTTACGGCAGCCGGCGATCTTTTCGTCGAAGAAGGCGTTCGACGTCCTCGGCAGCCCACTGCCGCTCGTGCCCATCGCGTTCGACCCGCCCGACCAGACCCGCTACCGGCGCATTCTCCAGCCGTTCTTCAGCCCGCGGGCCATCCGACCGCTGGAGGACGAGCTGCGCCGGCAGATCGTCGAGATCGTCGAGCCGTTGGTGCGGCGCGGGTCGTGCGAATACGTCTCCGAGGTGGCGGGAATCTTCCC from Frankia alni ACN14a harbors:
- a CDS encoding TetR/AcrR family transcriptional regulator, which produces METTVEDARIARTRAAVREAVRSLFEEEGPAALTHQRVAQRAEVGRATIYRHWPRQIDLVTEAMTITEQPLLRAGEGPLREWLSRELIRSAADLAQPVARQFLTTVIATADQNPAVAALRDDLLRRISSLLRGAIDRAVAAGETVAERDNDELLAQILGPLIFRVTIQRAPVDRAFADRIVDAALGPAA